Proteins from a genomic interval of Yarrowia lipolytica chromosome 1E, complete sequence:
- a CDS encoding uncharacterized protein (Compare to YALI0E27005g, similar to Saccharomyces cerevisiae PDB1 (YBR221C); ancestral locus Anc_6.119, highly similar to uniprot|P32473 Saccharomyces cerevisiae YBR221c PDB1 pyruvate dehydrogenase (lipoamide) beta chain precursor) has protein sequence MSAIKQLNRLAATAKTSVLKPASKQILLPTAGQQAAIRMMGQTRAASTEGGATNMTVRDALNTALREEMDRNDNVFIMGEEVGQYNGAYKVTKGLLDKFGEKRVVDTPITEMGFAGVCVGAALAGLTPVCEFMTWNFAMQAIDQIINSGAKTYYMSGGTQQCNVTFRGPNGAAAGVAAQHSQDFTGWYGQIPGLKVVSPYSSEDAKGLLKAAIRDPNVTVFLENEIMYGESFPMSEEAMSPDFVLPLGKAKIEREGKDITLVGHSRNVETALKAADLLKKHHNVDAEVINLRTVKPLDTETIFNSIKKTNRLVSVEAGFPAFGMGSELCGVVNDSWAWDYLDAPIQRVTGAEVPTPYAIELENFAFPTPEIVVKAAKDALYIEE, from the exons ATGTCTGCCATCAAGCAATTGAACCGTCTGGCCGCCACCGCCAAGACCTCTGTTCTCAAGCCCGCCTCCAAGCAGATTCTGCTGCCCACTGCTGGCCAGCAGGCTGCCATCCGAATGATGGGCCAGACCCGAGCTGCCTCAACCGAAGGCGGCGCCACTAAC ATGACTGTCAGAGACGCCCTCAACACCGCACTGCGAGAGGAGATGGACCGAAACGATAATGTTTTCATCATGGGTGAGGAGGTCGGCCAGTACAACGGTGCCTACAAGGTCACCAAGGGCCTTCTCGACAAGTTCGGCGAGAAGCGAGTGGTTGACACCCCTATCACCGAGATGGGTTTCGccggtgtttgtgtcggtgCCGCCCTGGCCGGTCTCACCCCCGTCTGCGAGTTCATGACCTGGAACTTCGCCATGCAGGCCATTGATCAGATCATCAATTCCGGTGCCAAGACCTACTACATGTCCGGAGGTACCCAGCAGTGCAATGTCACCTTCCGAGGTCCTAACGGTGCCGCCGCTGGTGTTGCTGCCCAACACTCTCAGGATTTCACCGGGTGGTACGGCCAGATTCCCGGTCTCAAGGTCGTCTCTCCCTACAGCTCTGAGGATGCCAAGGGTCTGCTCAAGGCCGCCATCCGAGACCCCAACGTGACTGTTTTCCTCGAGAACGAGATCATGTACGGAGAGTCTTTCCCCATGTCTGAGGAGGCCATGTCCCCCGACTTCGTTCTGCCCCTTGGAAAGGCCAAGATTGAGCGAGAGGGTAAGGATATCACTCTTGTCGGTCACTCCCGAAACGTCGAGACCGCCCTCAAGGCCGCCGACCTCCTCAAGAAGCACCACAACGTCGATGCCGAGGTCATTAACCTGCGAACTGTCAAGCCTCTCGACACTGAGACCATTTtcaactccatcaagaAGACTAACCGACTTGTCTCTGTCGAGGCTGGCTTCCCCGCCTTTGGCATGGGCTCCGAGCTCTGTGGTGTCGTCAACGACTCCTGGGCCTGGGATTACCTTGATGCCCCCATCCAGCGAGTTACCGGAGCTGAGGTTCCCACTCCTTACGCcattgagcttgagaaCTTCGCCTTCCCCACACCCGAGATTGTTgtcaaggctgccaaggacgccCTCTACATTGAGGAGTAG
- a CDS encoding uncharacterized protein (Compare to YALI0E27071g, similar to Saccharomyces cerevisiae TMA19 (YKL056C); ancestral locus Anc_2.584, similar to uniprot|P35691 Saccharomyces cerevisiae YKL056c strong similarity to human IgE-dependent histamine- releasing factor), with translation MIIFKDVISNDEMCSDAFEPKVVDNVVYEVDCTMIQVAEGDVDIGANPSAEDAEEGVDSDVQTVNNVVHSFRLQSTGFDKKSYLTYLKGYMKSIKNYLAENKPEEVENFEKGAQAYAKKIVANFKDFDFYTGESMDPDGMVALLNYREDGTTPYLIFWKHGIKEEKI, from the exons ATGATTATTTTCAAG GACGTTATTTCCAACGATGAGATGTGCTCTGATGCCTTCGAGCCCAAGgttgttgacaatgttgtcTACGAGGTCGACTGTACCATGATCCAGGTCGCTGAGGGTGACGTCGATATCGGTGCTAACCCCTCTGCCGAGGACGCCGAGGAGGGTGTTGACTCTGACGTCCAGACCGTCAACAACGTTGTCCACTCTTTCCGACTCCAGTCCACTGGATTCGACAAGAAGTCCTACCTCACCTACCTCAAGGGTTACATGAAGTCCATCAAGAACTACCTTGCTGAGaacaagcccgaggaggtCGAGAACTTCGAGAAGGGTGCCCAGGCTtacgccaagaagattgttGCCAACTTCAAGGACTTCGACTTCTACACTGGTGAGTCCATGGACCCCGATGGAATGGTTGCCCTCCTCAACTACCGAGAGGACGGTACCACCCCTTACCTTATCTTCTGGAAGCACGgtatcaaggaggagaagatctAA
- a CDS encoding uncharacterized protein (Compare to YALI0E26961g, similar to Saccharomyces cerevisiae TUB2 (YFL037W); ancestral locus Anc_8.27, highly similar to uniprot|P02557 Saccharomyces cerevisiae YFL037w TUB2 beta-tubulin): MREIVSLQCGQAGNQVATAFWNTITEEHCLDDDGFFVGDNREQSDRLEVFFSEASNRKYVPRAVAVDLEPATLDSIRSGKQGHLFRPDNLISGQSGAGNIWAKGYYTEGAELMETVMDAVRREAESCDALQGFQVTHSLGGGTGSGMGTLLLSKIKEEYPERMLATYSVLPSPKVSETVTEPYNAVLSFHQLVEQADATFCLDNEALYDISTRTLKIKQPRIQDLNNLISKVMSGVTTCLRFPGQLNGDLRKMAVNLVPFPRLHFFTVGYAPLFSAASQSFQQLEVPELTQQLFNPNNVMAACNLYNGRYLTVSTIFRGKVSTKEVEDSIQTARTKHSPYFVEWIPNNIQTSVCNVPPKGLKTSATFVANSTAVQELFTRTASQFSAMFRRKAFIHWYTAEGMELMEFTEAESNLHDLIAEYQQYQEAGVDDDLGYEEGEYVEEEYLE; the protein is encoded by the coding sequence ATGCGAGAAATCGTTTCCCTCCAATGCGGACAAGCCGGAAACCAGGTCGCAACTGCCTTTTGGAACACAATCACCGAGGAACATTGTCTGGACGACGATGGGTTCTTTGTAGGCGACAACCGAGAGCAGAGTGACCGACTTGAGGTCTTCTTTTCCGAGGCTTCCAACAGAAAGTATGTACCTCGAGCTGTCGCTGTCGACCTCGAGCCTGCCACTCTAGACTCCATCAGATCTGGCAAACAGGGCCATCTGTTCCGACCAGACAATCTAATTAGCGGACAGTCAGGAGCAGGCAACATTTGGGCAAAGGGATACTACACAGAAGGAGCTGAGTTGATGGAGACGGTAATGGACGCGGTGCGACGCGAGGCAGAGTCATGCGACGCCCTTCAGGGATTCCAGGTAACCCACTCTctgggaggaggaaccGGTTCAGGAATGGGCACTCTTTTGCTGTCGAAAATCAAGGAGGAATATCCCGAGCGCATGCTGGCCACGTACTCGGTTCTTCCCTCACCTAAGGTCTCCGAGACCGTCACTGAGCCCTATAATGCTGTGCTCTCTTTCCACCAGCTCGTTGAGCAGGCAGATGCTACCTTCTGTCTGGACAATGAAGCTCTGTACGATATCTCCACACGAACTCTCAAGATTAAACAACCCCGGATCCAGGACCTCAACAACCTCATCTCCAAGGTCATGTCGGGCGTGACCACTTGTCTGCGATTCCCGGGCCAGCTGAACGGAGACCTTCGAAAGATGGCTGTCAACCTGGTGCCCTTCCCCCGACTCCATTTCTTTACAGTCGGCTACGCTCCGCTTTTTTCGGCAGCCTCACAGTCGTTCCAGCAACTCGAGGTTCCCGAGCTGACCCAACAGCTcttcaaccccaacaatgTCATGGCTGCTTGTAATCTGTACAATGGCCGGTACTTGACGGTGTCCACCATTTTCCGAGGAAAGGTGTCGACCAAGGAGGTCGAGGACTCTATCCAGACCGCTCGAACCAAACACTCACCCTACTTCGTCGAGTGGATTCccaacaacatccagaCGTCGGTCTGCAATGTGCCTCCCAAGGGGCTCAAGACCTCTGCTACTTTTGTGGCAAATTCCACTGCAGTGCAAGAGCTCTTTACCCGAACCGCAAGCCAGTTTTCGGCTATGTTCCGACGAAAAGCTTTCATCCACTGGTACACTGCTGAAGGTATGGAACTGATGGAGTTCACCGAGGCCGAGTCCAACCTGCACGATCTCATTGCTGAATATCAGCAATACCAGGAGGCTGGTGTGGATGACGATCTCGGATACGAAGAGGGAGAGTatgttgaggaggagtatCTGGAATAA
- a CDS encoding uncharacterized protein (Compare to YALI0E26983g, similar to Saccharomyces cerevisiae YBR220C; ancestral locus Anc_6.118, similar to uniprot|P38318 Saccharomyces cerevisiae YBR220c) — translation MDKNIEMMHRKRAKDVDQGLPVSASNWAEVATDEIGEVAAQNYTSTTHDRKTLSFSQLTPKDRQRFLVLVLLYLLQGIPLGLAMGSVPYLLKEHLSYGEIGIFSLASYPYSLKLLWSPIVDACYNKSFGRRKSWIVPIQAVSGLVLIWLGTFIEKLIMGGINEPGSQPVEKNLFRITLFFLLLVFLCATQDIAVDGWALTLLSKEALSYASTAQTIGLNTGYFTSFTVFLAFNGPDLANKYWRSVPSADPPISLSGYLTLWGLIYLAVTVCVALFQKEDREKHDDDSLVTIYRTMMKVLKLPNIQIFILVHFLSKIGFQANEAVTNLKLLEKGFSKGELALTVLIDFPFQIIFGYYGGKWSTGKEPLKPWMMAFVGRLGCGVLAMLVVYMFPTERAKSGEGIGFGYFMVVIIMHVLNSFLSTIQFISITAFHTQIADPVIGGTYMTTLNTISNLGGLWPKIIVLKAVDWFTSATCTPKAGKTFAAFSCVAKEAKNMCEQSGGICTIQTDGYYITSMLCITIGATLFFGWIYKKMRFLESLPISSWRV, via the coding sequence ATGGACAAAAACATCGAAATGATGCACCGGAAACGGGCCAAGGATGTTGATCAGGGCCTCCCTGTGTCAGCATCCAATTGGGCGGAGGTAGCTACCGACGAAATTGGCGAAGTCGCAGCTCAAAACTACACCTCTACTACACACGACCGAAAGACGCTATCCTTCTCTCAGTTGACACCTAAGGATCGCCAGCGATTTCTTGTTCTCGTGCTGCTCTATCTGCTCCAGGGTATCCCTCTTGGTCTCGCTATGGGTAGTGTTCCCTATCTGCTGAAGGAACATCTGTCTTATGGTGAAATCGGAATCTTCTCCCTAGCCTCCTACCCCTACTCGCTAAAGTTGCTGTGGAGTCCAATTGTCGATGCCTGCTACAACAAGTCGTTTGGACGGAGAAAGTCGTGGATTGTACCAATCCAGGCTGTCTCTGGACTCGTGCTGATCTGGCTGGGGACCTTCATTGAGAAACTCATTATGGGAGGGATCAATGAACCTGGGTCCCAGCCCGTGGAAAAGAACTTGTTCAGAATCAcactcttcttccttctgCTGGTGTTCCTTTGTGCCACCCAAGATATTGCTGTGGACGGATGGGCTCTGACTCTGTTGTCGAAGGAGGCTCTTTCCTACGCTTCTACTGCCCAGACTATCGGTCTCAACACTGGCTATTTTACCTCTTTCACTGTGTTTCTGGCTTTCAATGGTCCTGATCTAGCCAACAAGTACTGGCGATCTGTGCCCTCAGCTGACCCTCCCATCTCTCTGTCTGGATACCTCACTCTCTGGGGACTCATCTACCTGGCTGTGACAGTTTGTGTCGCCCTTTTCCAGAAGGAAGACCGAGAAAAGcacgacgacgactcccTAGTTACGATCTACCGGACCATGATGAAGGTGCTCAAGCTTCCCAACATCCAGATCTTTATTCTTGTCCATTTTCTGTCAAAGATTGGTTTCCAGGCCAACGAGGCAGTCACCAACTTGAAGTTGCTCGAGAAGGGATTCTCCAAGGGCGAGCTCGCATTGACGGTTCTTATCGACTTCCCCTTTCAAATTATCTTTGGGTACTACGGAGGCAAGTGGTCCACTGGTAAAGAACCCCTCAAGCCCTGGATGATGGCATTTGTAGGCCGTCTGGGATGTGGAGTACTTGCCATGCTCGTGGTCTACATGTTCCCTACTGAGCGAGCCAAGTCCGGAGAAGGTATTGGATTTGGATACTTCATggtcgtcatcatcatgcATGTTCTCAACTCCTTCCTCAGCACCATCCAGTTCATCTCTATTACTGCCTTCCATACCCAGATTGCTGACCCTGTCATCGGAGGCACCTACATGACCACCCTTAACACAATTTCCAACCTGGGCGGTCTCTGGCCAAAGATTATTGTTCTCAAGGCTGTCGACTGGTTCACATCCGCCACCTGTACACCCAAGGCTGGCAAGACCTTCGCTGCCTTCTCATGtgtggccaaggaggccaagaacatGTGTGAGCAGAGTGGAGGTATCTGCACCATCCAAACCGATGGCTACTACATCACCTCGATGCTGTGCATCACCATTGGAGCCACGCTGTTCTTTGGATGGATTTACAAGAAAATGCGCTTCCTTGAGTCGCTCCCTATTTCAAGCTGGAGAGTTTGA
- a CDS encoding uncharacterized protein (Truncated form of YALI0E27027g, similar to Saccharomyces cerevisiae SVP26 (YHR181W); ancestral locus Anc_5.57, similar to uniprot|P38869 Saccharomyces cerevisiae YHR181w), whose amino-acid sequence MRRLPLGRLREDELKLKIGSSSVQVLVVFLADIQPYPLIIQLCPVNTRKHLVWTRVHACIDTNTASGLYYLSELVEEHTSIARKSLYRLIYFIITVDVLLWLIDGFPFWLSVMSVGSQMVYLQNLKRFPMIELTSPTFIGSAVLVLINHFLWFSHFSDPELPPASIRYHNLDYVGETRLPFAQVASYFVICIWLVPFSLFISLSASDYVLPSTNEVQGGEQKRRGASLAKIVVDPLRNLWFKIGEMFGYKRVGQMPI is encoded by the coding sequence ATGAGAAGGTTGCCACTGGGCCGTTTGCGTGAAGACGAATTGAAGTTGAAGATCGGGAGCTCATCTGTTCAAGTATTGGTTGTGTTTCTCGCCGATATTCAGCCTTATCCTCTGATCATTCAACTCTGCCCTGTTAACACTCGGAAACATCTCGTCTGGACGCGTGTACACGCCTGCATAGACACTAACACAGCTTCTGGCCTCTACTACCTCTCAGAGCTAGTTGAAGAGCACACCTCAATCGCCCGTAAGTCTCTCTACCGGCTCATCTACTTCATCATCACAGTCGACGTTCTGCTGTGGCTCATTGATGGCTTCCCCTTCTGGTTGTCCGTCATGTCCGTGGGCTCACAGATGGTGTATCTACAGAATCTGAAGCGGTTCCCTATGATTGAATTGACCTCTCCAACTTTTATTGGAAGTGCTGTGCTCGTCCTCATTAATCACTTCCTCTGGTTCTCCCACTTCTCGGACCCTGAGCTTCCCCCGGCGTCTATTCGATACCACAATCTGGACTACGTAGGAGAGACCCGGCTGCCCTTTGCTCAAGTGGCGTCCTACTTTGTCATCTGCATCTGGCTTGTGCCCTTTTCACTCTTCATCTCCCTCAGTGCCTCGGACTACGTTCTGCCCAGCACCAACGAAGTCCAGGGCGGTGAGCAGAAGCGACGAGGCGCCTCGCTGGCCAAAATTGTCGTCGATCCTCTTCGAAACCTCTGGTTCAAGATCGGCGAGATGTTTGGCTACAAGCGGGTGGGTCAGATGCCTATTTAA
- a CDS encoding uncharacterized protein (Truncated form of YALI0E27049g, weakly similar to uniprot|Q04781 Saccharomyces cerevisiae YMR247c similarity to hypothetical protein S. pombe, similar to Saccharomyces cerevisiae RKR1 (YMR247C); ancestral locus Anc_8.799), with product MAAMQSLDIAFPDPEKRGKFLKTFRKSCVTTLVEALRTETKDSLSDDRFVTKEEADAKFNRFRSSGIALLGNLLPFKQSELDEGCEDILHDDKLWNSVTSDDSALAQAVITLASKMITDDSLHETFSNTLLRKGLGSINPGCISTYTKLITKLTVTNPEIWSMAKKPLTPQLSKYLRTSKAWNEIPVLIEAINRTSLATDMDKLMADFLSGVTSDESPGAWICFFDTIAKIANTSQLGAALSQLGKLKEIIRPRGLCNATLTPTGQMYPYVSNLARACHSEFETAYNAAITRTTEKKDFLTFEKLMQLTAFLMEDEPLRPILGPGIEAIFTFPVEKATKALLYPVNKFHLLSESLQNKFIEFTMALPLHFTADNVGLLLDLAQDMARKMPAEDVDKFFAITTDNIAKVEDTETRQNLLHAFVSSHWPTTLPDSVVTLLEGTLDHSSTALLLKGSFTDEQKKALFSHFEDDLLGDPTALEDLSDGVLTRLCDGFLVDNRSILFEDVMFEPFIEKLLGKIEELEYTNKELASKLAEQCVKAGLKDYLLSSGVRDFIADLSKRVAVPWLFEACQLFLTKLQNLLQYDLSPSLTVTSKFGGAVLFEQFVGPDELAGVKPEPRLIDEALGLFGFMFTLDKIKPVDDTLVEYVTVAKKYTELNSVTTDFDFDRYAAFASMNALSNDLKTKFEDNSKLNGPAAFYYAQIVADTTVPVGTVNVRKLVQEEKYTEALIDIVSRSEEDFQQTLSYLASEIPSVSALEIEAKSGFNRLVLINCIFECSEYELDIPLQRLSMMTNTLFDWCLEAENAFELDFIPIRAEIAKLILHLEDQDVSRDLYEKFLSFVIEGLNILSSLDKDTIDGDIAEIVDGFRLQLFKILATYFNNKETNPVLAEVWKEEIDSVWEDLAGHFCTYVTSPSPLAVKVDRLLGRIAVHVPIKYFELDKLFGVVARSSPDCQFAATKLALKMIPDQQEELSINVELAKTKVASEHDDEDHNIDVTLSPELRSVVESAEPGSSRFLLAWILILDHLDASSYAIKQVYLDQLKSSDAVNDMLTCISEMVQTNPSTKNHTAFPKTLDLSVLAAHLYYRALVHLGSITRLWFADIKKRSVALAVKETTKKHFSPQLIEDEMERVEELLNKASLDDSMSVRFNKQTHEVRATYLVDEQKMEISIVIPDDYPLSAVTVEGAVRVGVRENKWRAWLLASQAIVANKNGTIVDALELFKKNISLHFSGVTECAICYSILHQDKSLPSKTCGTCKNKFHSDCLYKWFKSSNSSTCPLCRSTFSFRVGK from the coding sequence ATGGCAGCCATGCAGTCTCTGGATATCGCCTTCCCGGACCCTGAGAAGAGGGGCAAGTTTCTCAAGACATTCCGAAAGAGCTGTGTCACCACTCTGGTGGAAGCTCTCCGAACAGAGACAAAGGACTCACTTTCTGACGACCGATTcgtcaccaaggaggaggcggaTGCCAAGTTCAACCGGTTCCGATCGTCCGGAATCGCTTTACTAGGAAACTTGCTACCATTCAAGCAATCCGAGCTTGACGAGGGATGCGAGGACATTCTGCATGATGATAAACTATGGAACTCGGTCACCTCTGACGACTCTGCTTTGGCCCAAGCAGTTATCACCCTGGCTTCTAAGATGATCACTGACGACTCTCTGCATgagaccttctccaacacccTCCTTAGAAAGGGTCTTGGATCTATCAATCCCGGCTGCATCTCTACTTACACTAAACTTATCACAAAGCTGACCGTGACCAATCCAGAGATCTGGTCCATGGCCAAGAAACCCCTTACTCCCCAACTGAGCAAGTACCTACGGACCTCAAAAGCGTGGAACGAGATTCCTGTTCTTATTGAGGCCATCAACAGAACTTCCTTGGCTACAGATATGGACAAATTGATGGCTGACTTCCTGTCTGGCGTCACTTCTGATGAATCACCAGGTGCATGGATCTGCTTCTTTGACACCATTGCGAAGATCGCCAACACCAGTCAGCTTGGAGCCGCCCTTTCTCAGCTCGggaagctcaaggagatcattCGACCCAGGGGGTTGTGTAATGCTACTCTCACTCCCACGGGTCAGATGTATCCTTATGTTTCTAACCTAGCTCGAGCATGCCATTCTGAGTTCGAGACAGCCTACAATGCCGCCATCACTCGAACtaccgagaagaaggattTCCTTACATTCGAGAAACTGATGCAACTCACTGCTTTCTTGATGGAAGATGAACCTCTCCGTCCTATTCTTGGACCTGGTATTGAAGCTATCTTCACTTTTCCCGTTGAGAAGGCTACAAAGGCTCTGCTCTACCCCGTGAACAAGTTCCATCTTCTTAGTGAGTCTCTTCAGAACAAGTTCATTGAGTTCACCATGGCTCTGCCTCTCCACTTTACTGCAGATAACGTCGGGCTTTTGCTCGACCTGGCCCAAGATATGGCTCGAAAGATGCCCGCCGAAGATGTTGACAAGTTCTTTGCCATCACCACCGATAACATTGCAAAAGTGGAAGACACTGAGACTCGACAGAATCTCCTGCATGCATTTGTCTCTTCCCACTGGCCTACTACGCTTCCCGACTCTGTGGTCACCCTACTTGAGGGCACCCTGGACCACAGCTCTACAGCTCTTCTGCTCAAAGGCTCTTTCACAGATGaacagaagaaggctctcTTCTCACATTTTGAGGATGACCTTCTAGGCGATCCCACTGCTCTTGAGGATCTCTCTGATGGTGTTCTTACTCGACTGTGTGACGGATTCCTCGTTGACAATAGAAGCATCCTCTTCGAAGACGTTATGTTCGAGCCTTTCatcgagaagctgcttgGAAAAATCGAGGAGCTTGAGTACACTAACAAGGAACTAGCCTCCAAGCTGGCTGAGCAGTGTGTCAAGGCTGGACTCAAGGACTATCTTTTGAGCTCTGGAGTTCGTGACTTCATTGCCGATCTGTCCAAGCGCGTGGCTGTTCCATGGCTTTTTGAGGCTTGTCAGCTGTTTTTGACCAAGCTGCAGAACCTCCTGCAGTATGATCTGTCTCCATCTCTAACGGTTACGTCCAAGTTCGGAGGAGCTGTTCTGTTTGAGCAGTTCGTTGGTCCTGATGAACTTGCAGGTGTCAAACCTGAGCCTCGTCTCATTGACGAAGCCCTCGGCCTTTTTGGCTTCATGTTCACCCTCGATAAGATCAAGCCTGTTGACGACACTCTAGTAGAGTATGTGACTGTTGCCAAGAAGTACACTGAACTTAACAGTGTGACCACGGACTTTGATTTCGATCGGTACGCTGCTTTTGCTTCTATGAACGCCCTATCGAATGATCTCAAGACCAAATTCGAGGACAACAGCAAACTCAACGGACCTGCCGCATTCTATTATGCTCAGATTGTCGCCGATACAACTGTTCCAGTTGGTACCGTGAATGTGCGAAAGCTAGTACAGGAAGAAAAGTATACTGAGGCTCTGATTGACATTGTTTCTCGATCCGAGGAGGATTTCCAACAGACTCTCAGCTACTTGGCTTCTGAGAttccttctgtttctgcctTGGAGATTGAAGCAAAAAGCGGTTTCAACCGACTGGTTCTCATCAATTGCATCTTCGAATGTTCCGAGTACGAACTTGACATACCTCTTCAGCGACTTAGTATGATGACCAACACTCTTTTCGACTGGTGTTTGGAGGCTGAGAATGCCTTTGAGTTGGACTTCATCCCGATTCGAGCTGAGATAGCCAAGCTCATCTTGCATCTTGAGGACCAGGATGTTTCGCGAGACTTGTACGAGAAGTTCCTGTCCTTTGTTATTGAGGGTCTCAACATTCTGTCAAGTTTGGATAAGGATACTATTGACGGCGATATTGCCGAGATTGTCGATGGCTTCCGTCTCCAGCTGTTCAAGATTCTGGCTACctacttcaacaacaaggagacTAACCCTGTTCTGGCCGAGGtctggaaggaggagattgacagTGTGTGGGAGGATCTTGCCGGCCATTTCTGTACTTACGTcacttctccttctcccctTGCCGTCAAGGTGGACCGCCTTCTTGGACGAATTGCTGTTCACGTTCCGATCAAGTACTTTGAGCTCGACAAACTGTTTGGTGTTGTGGCTCGGTCTTCTCCCGATTGCCAGTTTGCTGCTACCAAGCTTGCTCTTAAGATGATTCCTGaccagcaggaggagctctcTATCAACGTTGAGCTTGCCAAGACTAAGGTTGCCAGTGAACATGACGATGAGGACCACAACATCGACGTAACTCTTTCCCCTGAGCTGCGGTCCGTTGTTGAGTCTGCTGAGCCTGGTTCTTCCCGGTTCCTTCTGGCTTGGATTCTCATCTTGGATCATCTCGATGCCTCATCTTATGCCATTAAGCAGGTGTACCTTGATCAGCTCAAATCTTCTGATGCTGTCAACGACATGCTTACCTGCATTTCTGAGATGGTCCAGACCAACCCCTCTACCAAGAACCATACTGCCTTTCCTAAGACTCTGGACCTCTCTGTTCTTGCAGCGCATCTTTATTACCGAGCACTGGTCCATCTTGGATCTATCACCCGTCTGTGGTTCGCTGACATCAAGAAGCGATCTGTTGCTCTTGCTGTCAAGGAGACCACTAAGAAGCACTTCTCCCCTCAGCTTATCGAAGACGAGATGGAGCGAGTCGAGGAGCTTCTCAATAAGGCTTCTTTGGATGACAGCATGTCTGTGCGGTTCAACAAGCAAACACACGAGGTTCGAGCTACCTACCTTGTTGACGagcagaagatggagatctCCATTGTTATTCCAGATGACTACCCTCTGTCCGCCGTAACTGTTGAGGGCGCAGTTCGAGTGGGTGTTCGAGAGAACAAGTGGCGAGCATGGCTACTGGCTTCTCAGGCCATTGTTGCCAACAAGAACGGTACTATTGTTGATGCTCTGGAACTTttcaagaagaacattTCTCTTCACTTCTCTGGTGTGACCGAGTGTGCCATTTGTTATTCTATTTTGCATCAGGACAAGTCCTTGCCTTCCAAGACTTGTGGCACTTGTAAGAACAAGTTTCACAGTGACTGTTTGTACAAGTGGTTTAAGAGCAGTAACTCTTCCACCTGTCCTCTGTGTCGAAGCACCTTCAGCTTCCGAGTCGGCAAGTAG